The Ovis canadensis isolate MfBH-ARS-UI-01 breed Bighorn chromosome 13, ARS-UI_OviCan_v2, whole genome shotgun sequence genome includes a region encoding these proteins:
- the CD93 gene encoding complement component C1q receptor, whose amino-acid sequence MASSAGLLLLLLLLSIQSRAVNTIDQEAVVCAGAACYTAHRRKLNAEDAQLHCSKKGGNLATVKSEEEARHIQGALTQLLLLGAPLPERQNKFWIGLQREKGNCSDSSLPLKGFSWLGDGEASQYNNWYKEVKNTCIQRRCVSLILDLSVPGLASSLSKWVDGPCGQSGFPGSNIEGFVCKFSFKGMCRPLTLGGPGQVNYTTPFQATSSSLQAVPFASMASVACEDGDEGRPHYFLCKEKAPSVFDWDSSGPLCVSPKFSCDFNNGGCQQDCFEGGDGSFRCGCRPGFRLLDDLVSCASRNPCSSSPCGGEATCFPGSLGTDFTCHCPPGYQLDSTQRDCVDVDECQDNPCAQDCVNTPGSFRCECWVGFEPGGPEEGACVDVDECAPGHSPCAQSCTNTEGSFYCSCEEGYELAGEDGTQCLDVDECEVQQGGLCDSLCFNTEGSFRCGCLPGWELDTNGVSCTGGPTSLGPPSRSPLGEDTGNGEEGLQSSATVPSPSGDNPEATSMVAPSNRRPSLPARVPISLPPPEMLAPSETPGVWMEPSTHHPTATTGHRESAGEDFTAKQSDQGTDGQQLLLFYILGTVVAILLLLALALGLLVCRKRRAKREEKKQQPQSAADSYAWVPERAESRATENPYSPTPGTDC is encoded by the exons ATGGCCAGTTCcgctggcctgctgctgctgctgctgctgctgtcgatCCAGTCCCGGGCGGTGAACACCATTGACCAGGAGGCTGTGGTCTGCGCGGGGGCTGCCTGCTACACGGCCCACAGGCGCAAGCTGAATGCGGAGGATGCCCAGCTCCATTGCAGCAAGAAAGGGGGCAATCTGGCCACGGTGAAGAGTGAGGAGGAGGCCCGGCACATCCAAGGCGCCCTGACCCAGCTCCTGCTGCTGGGGGCGCCCCTGCCAGAACGCCAGAACAAATTCTGGATTGGGCTCCAGCGAGAGAAGGGCAATTGCTCGGACAGCAGCCTACCCCTGAAAGGCTTCAGCTGGCTGGGCGATGGGGAGGCCTCGCAGTACAACAACTGGTACAAAGAGGTTAAGAACACCTGCATTCAGAGGCGCTGCGTGTCCCTGATTCTGGACCTGTCTGTGCCGGGCCTGGCCAGCAGCCTCTCCAAGTGGGTCGATGGTCCTTGTGGGCAATCCGGGTTTCCTGGGAGCAACATCGAGGGCTTTGTGTGCAAGTTCAGCTTCAAAGGCATGTGCCGGCCGCTGACCCTGGGGGGCCCGGGTCAGGTGAACTACACGACCCCTTTCCAGGCCACCAGCTCCTCCCTGCAGGCCGTGCCCTTTGCCTCGATGGCCAGTGTGGCCTGTGAGGACGGGGACGAGGGCAGGCCGCACTACTTCCTGTGCAAGGAGAAGGCCCCCAGTGTGTTTGACTGGGACAGCTCAGGGCCCCTCTGTGTGAGCCCCAAGTTCAGCTGTGACTTCAACAATGGAGGCTGCCAGCAGGACTGCTTCGAGGGCGGGGATGGCTCCTTCCGATGCGGCTGCCGGCCAGGGTTCCGGCTGCTGGACGACCTGGTCAGTTGTGCCTCTCGGAACCCTTGCAGCTCCAGCCCGTGCGGAGGGGAGGCCACGTGCTTCCCCGGGTCCCTCGGAACAGACTTCACATGCCACTGTCCCCCAGGCTACCAGCTGGACTCGACTCAGCGAGACTGCGTGGATGTGGACGAGTGCCAGGACAACCCCTGTGCCCAGGACTGTGTCAACACCCCTGGGAGCTTCCGCTGTGAGTGCTGGGTGGGCTTTGAGCCTGGTGGCCCCGAAGAGGGGGCCTGCGTGGATGTGGATGAGTGTGCCCCTGGCCACTCACCCTGCGCCCAGAGCTGCACCAACACCGAGGGCTCCTTCTATTGCTCCTGCGAGGAGGGCTACGAGCTGGCTGGGGAGGATGGCACCCAGTGCCTGGACGTGGACGAGTGTGAGGTCCAGCAGGGTGGCCTCTGCGACAGCCTGTGCTTCAACACGGAGGGGTCCTTCCGCTGTGGCTGCCTGCCGGGCTGGGAGCTGGACACCAAcggcgtctcctgcactggggggCCCACATCGCTGGGGCCACCGAGCAGGTCTCCCCTTGGGGAAGACACAGGAAATGGAGAAGAGGGGCTCCAGTCCTCTGCCACCGTGCCCAGTCCCAGCGGGGACAACCCTGAGGCTACCTCCATGGTGGCGCCCTCCAACAGGAGACCCTCCCTCCCAGCTAGGGTCCCCATCTCCCTGCCTCCACCAGAGATGCTGGCCCCCAGTGAGACGCCTGGGGTCTGGATGGAGCCCAGCACCCATCACCCCACAGCCACCACCGGCCACAGGGAGTCTGCAGGCGAGGATTTCACAGCCAAGCAGAGCGACCAGGGCACGGACGGACAGCAGCTGCTCTTATTCTACATTCTTGGCACCGTCGTGGCCATCCTGCTCCTGCTAGCTCTGGCCCTAGGGCTGCTGGTCTGTCGCAAGCGCAGGGCCAAGAGGGAGGAGAAGAAGCAGCAGCCGCAGAGTGCCGCGGACAGCTACGCCTGGGTCCCCGAGCGGGCTGAGAGCAGAGCCACGGAGAACCCCTACAG TCCGACACCAGGGACAGACTGCTGA